In Leptolyngbya sp. FACHB-261, the genomic stretch TTCCTGGCGATCGCCTACAAGGTGTTCAAACGCGACGAGGCATCCGAACCCGTTTCCCAGAGAGATCGGAAGGGCCGTCGGTGGTCTCGTTAGTCAACAAAGTTTCCTGGGTTGCCAAAGGCAGCATAAAGGCTCAGACGAGTAATACCTCTAAACAATGGAGATAACAACGTGAACACAAAAACTACTTCTATTCAAAACACTTCCTCAGTTTTGCTCAAGATGGAAGCTGCAATCAATGCTCATGACATTGATACGTTCGTGAACTGCTTTGCTCCTGACTTTTTGGGTGAACAACCCGTTCATCCAGAACGAAACCTCATCGGTGCAGAACAGGTGCGAAAGAACTGGACTGCTCTCTTCGCTCAAGTTCCTGACATCTAGGCAAAATTAATCACCCATACGATCGCGGATGAGTTGGGTTGGTCAGAGTGGCACTGGCAAGGCAACCATACCAACGGCACAGAACTCGATATGCGAGGCGTTGTTGTGGGACTGAGAGAAAACGCGATCGCATGGGCGCGGTTGTATATGGAGCAGCTTGCCCAAGTCGTACAGGCAGACATCCTAAAAGCAGTCTAACTGCTAATCAGCTTTAATCACCTACAAGGAACAATCACCATGTCAACTGTTGAGAACAAAGTTATTGCGATTACTGGAGCTAGTAGCGGTATTGGTGAAGCAACTGCTAGATTGCTGGCTCGTCAGGGTTTACGGGTTGTGTTAGGGGCGCGACGCACCGATCGACTGGAAGCAATTGCTGCCGAAATTCGCTCTAAGGGTGGCGAAGCAGAATATCGTACTCTTGATGTCACCAACCTCGAAGACATGCAAGCCTTTGTCAAGTTTGCCCAAGATAAATTTGGTCGCCTTGATGTTGTGGTGAACAATGCAGGCTTGATGCCACTCTCCAAGCTAGAGGTGCTGAAGATCGATGAATGGAACCGCATGATTGATGTGAACATTCGCGGTGTGCTTCACGGGATTGCTGCTGCGCTACCTCTCTTTAAGCAGCAACGATCAGGGCAGTTTGTCAATCTATCCTCGATCGGCGGGCACAACGTCTATCCAACCGCCGCCGTGTACTGCGCCACTAAGTTTGCAGTTTGGGCGATTTCCGAGGGACTGCGGCAAGAATCGACAGACATTCGGGTTACGGTGATTTCGCCTGGAGTGACAGAAACTGAACTTGCCAGCACGATCACGGATGCTGAAGCAGCGGAATGGGTGGAGGGATTTCGTGAGGCAATGATTCCAGCAGAAGCGATCGCGCGTGCGATTGCCTTTGCGATCGAGCAACCCGCCGACGTAGATGTCAATGAAATCATTGTTCGACCGATTGGACAAATGAGCTAAATCTCGGAAAGTCAATCTTGATTGAAACAGGAGAAACAAAATGATACTGCAAGATAAAGTGGCGTTAGTTACGGGAGGCGCATCGGGCATTGGCCGAGCTACTGCGATCGCCTTCGGTGCTGCTAGAGCCAAAGTGGTCTTCTCGGACATACGCCGTGTAGAAGGTGAAGAAACGGCTGATTTGATTCGCGAGACTGGAGCGGAATGCTTGTTCGTGAAATCAGATGTATCGAGTGAAGCGGATGTGCAAGCTCTGGTGCAAAAAACGGTCGCAACCTACGGCAAACTCGATTGTGCCTTTAACAATGCTGGAATCGATCTTGTTGTTACACCGCTGCATGAACAATCGATCGAGGATTTTGACAAGATCATGTCGATCAATGCGCGAGGGCTATTTCTCTGTATGAAATACGAAATTCAGCAGATGCTAACCCAAGGCGCAGGCGCGATCGTGAACAATTCATCAACGAATGGTCTGGTTGCGTTGCCAGGGATCTCTCCTTACGTTGCCAGCAAACATGCCGTGATGGGGTTAACGCGATCGGCTGCCCTCGATTATGCCAAACAGGGCATTCGGATCAATGCTGTCAATCCGGGTCCCATTGCGACTGACCTCATGGCTCGTAGCGCTGACCAGATGGGCATCACGTTCGATGATCTCGGGTCTATGGTTCCGATGGGTCGTATTGGCCAGGCAGCAGAAATCGCTCAAGCCGTTATTTTTCTTTGCTCTGATGCTGCCAGCTACATCACAGGTCAGTCTTTGGCGATCGATGGCGGATATACGGCGAGTTAACTTTTGATGGTTGATGTGGACTCACAGTGAATCGATCCATTTCAAGAGAGAACAACCGGGCTTGATTTTAGGAGAAACAGAATGATACTGCAAGATAAAGTGGCGTTAGTCACTGGCGGAACTTCAGGAATTGGTCGTGCAACGGCGATCGCTTATGCCCAGCAACAAGCAAAGGTGGTGGTGGTGGGTCGTCGAATGGATGAAGGTGAAGAAACGGTTCGGCGGAGAGGCGATTTTTGTGCAGGCAGATGTCACGAAAGAAGCCGATGTTAAAGCAATGGTTGATAAAGCGGTTGGCGTTTTTGGTCGGTTAGATATTGCCTTTAATAATGCAGGAACTGTCGGCGAAAACCCCTCATTGATTGAGCAAACAGAAGCGGAATACGAGCGCACTATGAACGTCAATGTCAAAGGCGTTTGGTTGTTGATGAAACATGAAATTGCTCAGATGTTGAACCAGGGAAGTGGTTCGATCGTCAATACGGCATCTGCGAATGGAGTCGTTGCACTTCCTGGCGTACCTCTCTACACTGCGAGCAAACATGCGGTAGTCGGTTTAACAAAAGCTGCTGCGCTCCAATATGCCAAAGCGGGGATTCGCATCAATGTCGTTGCACCAGCAGCAATCGAAACAGATATGTTTGAAGCAGCTACAGGCGGGCAGGATGAAGCCAAAGCTCATATAACAGGACTTCACCCGATCGGACGAATTGGAACACCGCTTGAAGTTGCAAATGCAGTCCTGTTTTTATCATCTGACCTGGCATCGTTCGTAACAGGTGCAACATTGCTGGTAGATGGTGGGTTTGTAGCGCAGTAGTTGATCGGCAGTGCGAAATGTTTGATATAGCACTTCAAGCGACTTACTAAAGTAACACTGAAATCGGTTCGCTAATTCCATCGGAAACTCCATAAGAATTTGCAAGAAGTTGAGTGTTGGAACTGACTACACTCACATGAACTAAGACAAAGAGAACTTAAGAGGTGATGATGATGTCCAAAGTGCCTTCTAACTCCCCACAGGGACAGGGAAAGACCTTTGCCGCTGTTTCAGAGCAGTCCTCACCCAACAAGCCCTCCTGTCCGGGCTGGCTCGAGATCATCGTCGGTCTCGTCGTCTTTGGCGCTGTCGCACGTGGGGGTGTGTTGCTGTCCGGGCAGCTCGGTCTCGATCCCGTCGTCTACGGACTGGCCCTCGCCGCGCTGTCTGTTATCGCCCCCTTTGCTGGGTTTGCGGCAGCGGCGCTGCTGCGCCTCCGCTCGTGGTGCGCCTTCGGTGTGCGCCGCACCACAGCGCGCTGGCTCCTGATCGGGGTCGGAGCGGGGGTGGTCGCCTTCGTGGTCAGAGGTTTTGCGGCCATGGCCTACACCGCCCTCACCGGAGATAGCTCCACCCCCCAGGAGGTGTACGGTGACGCTGGCAGCGGCGGGGTGCTGTCCCTGGTGCTGGCTACGCTGTTTATCGGTCTGCTTGTGCCCCTCGTCGAGGAACTGCTCTTCCGGGGTGTTATCACGAACGCGTTGCTGCGCTACGGCCCGTTGATTGGTGTAGTGGGCAGCACCCTGATCTTCGCCCTCGCTCACGGCGTCAACATCGTCTTCGCAATAGCTTTGGTATTTGGTCTCGTCAGCGCTGAATTGTTCCGCCGCAGCGGCTCGATCTGGCCTGGCGTCATCGCCCACGTTATCAACAACCTGCCCACGGTCTTCGTGTTGGTGCTCATCAGAGCGGCCTGAATACTCACCATCACGCGAAAGGAGTGTCTGCCCATGGCTCGCTTGTTCTCGAACCATCCGCCCGATCCTGATAGGCGCAGACACAAAGTAGAGCCACCAACTCACGCTGGGAGGAGAACCATGATTGCTAGGGCTCATATCCGAATCTCGCTACTAACTGGAGCCGTGATGCTGGCCATTAGTGCTAAACGCACAATTAAAGGAAAAAGAAATGACTGAAACATTTGGTGCAAAATCGACCGCCGACGAGGTGCTTGCGGGCGTTGATCTCAAGGGAAAGCGATTCCTCGTTACGGGTGCATCGTCGGGCATTGGGCTTGAAACCGCCCGCTCACTGGTCGCTCACGGGGCTAGTGTCGTCGGCGCGGTCAGAAACCTCGCTAAAGCTGAGCCAGCCACTGCATCAGTTCGTGATGCCGCGTCGCAAGAAGGTGGCAGCCTGGAGTTGATCGAGCTCGATCTGGCATCCTTGCAAAGCGTTCGTGACTGCGTGGATAAACTGTTGGCTAATGGACAGCCGTTCGATTCCATCATCGCTAACGCTGGCGTTATGGCAACTCCGTTTGGTCGAACGATCGACGGCTTTGAAGTCCAGTTCGGGACGAACCATCTTGGCCATTTCGCCCTGATCAATCAGATCGAGCCGCTGCTCGCCGATAATGGACGGCTGGTAGTCCTGTCGTCGCTCGCGCATCGCGGTGCCGATATCGACTTGGACCATCCGAATTTCGAGCAGCAGGCGTACGACCCATGGGTCGCTTATGGCCGGTCGAAACCGCCAATTCACTGTTCGCTGTGGAGTTTGACAGACGGCATCGAGATCGCGGCATTCGGGCTGCTTCGGTGATGCCCGGAAACAGTCTCACG encodes the following:
- a CDS encoding nuclear transport factor 2 family protein; its protein translation is MNTKTTSIQNTSSVLLKMEAAINAHDIDTFVNCFAPDFLGEQPVHPERNLIGAEQVRKNWTALFAQVPDI
- a CDS encoding SDR family oxidoreductase, with the protein product MSTVENKVIAITGASSGIGEATARLLARQGLRVVLGARRTDRLEAIAAEIRSKGGEAEYRTLDVTNLEDMQAFVKFAQDKFGRLDVVVNNAGLMPLSKLEVLKIDEWNRMIDVNIRGVLHGIAAALPLFKQQRSGQFVNLSSIGGHNVYPTAAVYCATKFAVWAISEGLRQESTDIRVTVISPGVTETELASTITDAEAAEWVEGFREAMIPAEAIARAIAFAIEQPADVDVNEIIVRPIGQMS
- a CDS encoding SDR family oxidoreductase, which encodes MILQDKVALVTGGASGIGRATAIAFGAARAKVVFSDIRRVEGEETADLIRETGAECLFVKSDVSSEADVQALVQKTVATYGKLDCAFNNAGIDLVVTPLHEQSIEDFDKIMSINARGLFLCMKYEIQQMLTQGAGAIVNNSSTNGLVALPGISPYVASKHAVMGLTRSAALDYAKQGIRINAVNPGPIATDLMARSADQMGITFDDLGSMVPMGRIGQAAEIAQAVIFLCSDAASYITGQSLAIDGGYTAS
- a CDS encoding CPBP family intramembrane glutamic endopeptidase → MMMSKVPSNSPQGQGKTFAAVSEQSSPNKPSCPGWLEIIVGLVVFGAVARGGVLLSGQLGLDPVVYGLALAALSVIAPFAGFAAAALLRLRSWCAFGVRRTTARWLLIGVGAGVVAFVVRGFAAMAYTALTGDSSTPQEVYGDAGSGGVLSLVLATLFIGLLVPLVEELLFRGVITNALLRYGPLIGVVGSTLIFALAHGVNIVFAIALVFGLVSAELFRRSGSIWPGVIAHVINNLPTVFVLVLIRAA
- a CDS encoding SDR family NAD(P)-dependent oxidoreductase — its product is MTETFGAKSTADEVLAGVDLKGKRFLVTGASSGIGLETARSLVAHGASVVGAVRNLAKAEPATASVRDAASQEGGSLELIELDLASLQSVRDCVDKLLANGQPFDSIIANAGVMATPFGRTIDGFEVQFGTNHLGHFALINQIEPLLADNGRLVVLSSLAHRGADIDLDHPNFEQQAYDPWVAYGRSKPPIHCSLWSLTDGIEIAAFGLLR